From the Streptomyces sp. KMM 9044 genome, one window contains:
- a CDS encoding D-alanyl-D-alanine carboxypeptidase family protein — MTVGFASRAAVSTCALCTAGLLAFAPATANAGTRADPAPSPGSGARMAAGPRATPAAAPDALLYRSGTQVRPRAGAPELPELSARSWLVADAGSGAVLAAHDAHRRLPPASTIKTLFALTLLPVLPAGIRHTVSEEELTDVGPGSSRVGVAENLTYRISDLWNGVFLSSGNDAVRVLASLNGGWKATAERMQDKAHALGAHDTRVKSPDGYDAPGQVSSAFDLAVFGRAGLQNPDFVRYCSREEAVFPGRDDGSYAIRNTNRLLTGSDGVERYPGIVGIKNGYTSGAGHTLVSAARRDGRTLVVTVLNPRRGGAHAVYEEARTLLDWGFEASDEVDAVGSLDALQVVSLPGPEAQPTAAPALTTVPAARDDGSERTVVWTVAGTALLGAVGTGLFLRLRWGPVVQD, encoded by the coding sequence ATGACTGTCGGTTTTGCTTCGCGGGCGGCCGTATCCACCTGTGCCCTCTGCACAGCGGGCCTGCTGGCGTTCGCCCCCGCCACGGCGAATGCCGGTACGCGCGCGGACCCCGCGCCGTCGCCCGGCTCCGGAGCACGGATGGCCGCGGGACCGCGGGCCACGCCCGCGGCGGCACCTGATGCGCTGCTGTACCGCTCCGGCACCCAGGTCCGCCCGCGCGCCGGGGCGCCCGAGCTCCCGGAGCTGTCCGCCCGGTCGTGGCTGGTGGCCGACGCCGGCTCCGGTGCGGTGCTCGCCGCGCACGACGCGCACCGCAGGCTGCCGCCCGCCAGCACCATCAAGACCCTGTTCGCACTCACCCTGCTGCCCGTCCTGCCCGCCGGTATCCGGCACACCGTCAGCGAGGAGGAACTGACGGACGTCGGCCCCGGCAGCAGCCGTGTCGGGGTCGCCGAGAACCTCACCTACCGGATCTCCGACCTGTGGAACGGGGTCTTCCTCAGCTCCGGCAACGACGCCGTGCGCGTGCTGGCCTCGCTCAACGGCGGCTGGAAGGCCACCGCCGAACGGATGCAGGACAAGGCCCACGCCCTCGGCGCCCACGACACACGGGTGAAGTCGCCCGACGGCTACGACGCCCCGGGCCAGGTGTCGTCGGCGTTCGACCTGGCGGTGTTCGGCCGAGCCGGCCTGCAGAACCCCGACTTCGTCCGGTACTGCTCCCGCGAGGAGGCCGTGTTCCCGGGCCGCGACGACGGGTCGTACGCAATCCGCAACACCAACCGGTTGCTCACCGGCTCGGACGGGGTGGAACGGTACCCGGGGATCGTCGGGATCAAGAACGGCTACACCAGCGGCGCCGGCCACACCCTCGTGTCGGCGGCCCGCCGGGACGGACGCACTCTCGTGGTGACGGTGCTGAACCCCCGACGGGGTGGTGCGCACGCCGTGTACGAGGAGGCCCGCACGCTGCTGGACTGGGGGTTCGAGGCGTCGGACGAGGTCGATGCAGTGGGGTCGTTGGACGCCCTGCAGGTCGTGTCGCTGCCGGGGCCCGAGGCACAGCCCACGGCCGCCCCGGCCCTCACCACGGTTCCGGCGGCACGGGACGACGGGTCCGAGCGGACGGTGGTGTGGACCGTGGCGGGCACGGCACTGCTGGGCGCGGTGGGCACGGGCCTGTTCCTGCGGCTCAGGTGGGGCCCGGTGGTACAGGACTGA